Below is a window of Polyangiaceae bacterium DNA.
AAGAACGTGCCCTTGCGCACCTGAAGCGACATGTCCTTCACGCCGGTCACGTCTTCGCGCGGCGTCCCTTGGACCTACCCCCCGCGGCGCGCCGCTGGTCATGATACGGGTCGACGGGCTAGAAGACCGAGCCGAGGGACGCGGGCATGAGCCAGTTGATCACGTACAAGATCGTCAGCGACGAGAAGGGCAAGGTGAAGAAGGCAGCCCGGACGGCCTGCAACTTCTGGAACCGCTTCGTCAGCCCCAAGAGCTCGGTCGTCATTCGTTTGGGAGTCTTCGACGAGGACTCCGACACGATCGCGATGGCCTACGAGCCGCACCGGCGCGCCGGCGTCGTCTACGGTCGGGTGGACTTCAACGCGAAGTACCTGGCCCGGTACGATGACCTCGAGATCGCCGGGACCGTCGTCCACGAGATCGGCCACACCCTCGGCTTCGGCTGGGCCAAGTGGATGACGCTCTTCGACGAGGAGACCGGCAAGTTCAAGCCCAGGTCCACCAAGGCCGTCCCGGCGCTCGAGAGCATGCTGGTCGAGACCGACGGTGACGAGGGCACCGCCCTCGCTCACTGGGACGAAGACACCTTCGACAAGGAATTGATGACTGGCTACGAGGACGCGTCGGAGCACGTCCTGCCGGTGACCATCGCGGTGATGAAGCTGCTCGGGCACCGGGTGAAGAGCACGCTGCCGAAGAAGACGTCGCTCCGGAAGCTGCTCCGGGAGTGCTCGGCCATCACCTTCAAACGCAAGGCCGAGGCCAAGAAGCTCGACCTCGATCTGTTCCGAGAGACGCCGCTCTTGGAGACGGTGCCTCACCCCAGACCGCGAGGGCGAAGAGGGCGAGGACGACGGAGGTAGGAGAAGGCCTCCTTCACTCCTCTCCGGCAATAGCGGACAGGTACGCCGTCTGCGCCGCGCGCATCTCCGGCGAGGCGGGCTTCTCGCTGGGGAACCCCACCACCAGGAGGTAAGCGCCCGTTACCGTGCTCTGCGGGTAGTTGAGCTCGGGTCTCATGGAGACGAGCGCCTCGGTCAGCGCCTTCTCCTCGGCCTTCGCCTTGGCGTGCCCGTCGAAGCGGAACACGTGGAGCCAGAGCGCCGGGCCCTCGACGCGCAGGTCACGCGCCGCTCGGACCTCGTGTCGCGTCCGGATCTCGGCGTCCACGCCGTGGTCGAGCGACAGGAGCTCGCGCTTCGGCGCACGCAGGCGGGCGAGCACCCAGCCTTCGATTCCCTCTTCGTCCACGACTGGCCTCCTCTGCTCGGCGCTCGCGATCGACGCCGGGGGCGTCGGGCTCGAGCTGCCGGGGCTTCCGGACGGCGCAGGCGTGCGACCACACGCCACCGCGAGCATCGAAAGAACGGCCACCCGCAGAAACGCACGCGCCACGGAGCGAGAGTACCTGCTCAGCAGCCCGGGAAGGGTCCGTAGACGCTCAAGGGCACTTGCAGCTGATTTGCAGCGGTCCCGGTGGCACCTGCTCGTCGGGCTGCCCGAGAACGCCGGCGTCGCAGTGCGCGGGGCAGGCTGCCTGCACCAGCCGGTACTCGTAGGAGACCCCCGTGCGACACACGGGCCCGGGGCGCGGGTTGGGGCAGTCCCAGCCGTCCGCCACCTCGTGGGATCCAGATCACGGCGCGCAGTCCAGCCGTGCGAGACGCACACGGAAGTCGCCGGGTGGCGTGGCGGTCCAGGCCACGACCAACCCCTCGCCAGCCGGTGAGCCGAAGAGCGCCGAAGGCCCGAACGAAGGCTCGGAGACGACCACGGTCTCGGCCCGGAGCCCGAACGACGCGTCGAAGACCGACACCGCGAGGTCGAAGTCCTTGCGCCACGCGATCGCGAGCTGATCGCCGACGGAGCCCAACGCGAAGGAGGTGATGGCGAGGTTCGGCGGCGAGATCGCGGTGGGGCCCGCCACCACGCCGCCCGTGTCCGCGACTCGCGCGGCGACGATGCGTCCGCCGTCGGCTCCTGCCGTGCTGTAGACCACGAACGCGCCGTCCGGGTGCGCCGCGACTTGCACGTCCACGATGGCGTCCTCCGAGGTGAGCTTCCCCAGCGAGACCGGCGAGCCCGTCTCGCGCACTCTCGAGATGGCGACCTCGGTCGGCGCGCCGAGGCAGCTCTTCAGCGTCGAGCGGGAGGCCGCGACCAGCCAGTGATCGCCGAACCCGATCGCCGCCGCCCTGGGCGGCTGTCCGGTGGCGCAGCCGAGATCGGTGAGGCCTTTGGCGCTGCCGCTCGGACCCACGAAGGTGGCGCGCAGCACCTGGGCCGGGGCGTCGAGATCGAAGCTGCCGACCAGGTGGCGCTCGTTCGCGGTCTGGTCGGCGGACACGAACATCGGGTCGATACCCGGGACGGCGATCGGCGGCTCGCTGCCGCCGCCGGCCTCGGCGTCGATGCCGCGGTAGAGGAGCACGCCGGCGTCCGCTCGCACCGCCGCTGCCCAGCGCTGGCCCTCACTCTGCCCGATGGCGTGGCTCGACTGCGTCTGGATGCCCGAGACGTAGATCGGTCCCAGCGTGCCAATCTCCGGCCAGTCGTCCCAGGGCGCGAGCGCGGCGTGCTCCAGAGCCAGCACGCCGTCCGGGCTCTTGCGCGCGAAGACGGCTGCGACGCGGCGCCCGTCGTCGCTGATGGCCGTGACCCGCAGGGCGTCGTCGAGGGCCGGGCTCGGCACGCCCTCCGGGGTGATGACCGGCCCGTGCGGCGAGAGGGTCGCGCACGGGGACGTGGGCGCGCCCCCGGCACCGGTTGGCAAGTCGGCGAAGGTCTCCGCGAGGCCCGAGCGCGAGCCGCAGCCGAGGGCGAGCAGGGCGAGGGCGATTGCCCTTCGCGTCATGCGCGCTCCGGGCTGTGGGCGCGAGTCGTGAGCACCTCGCGCGGCTCGCTCACGCCGCGCAGCAGGTGCTTGCCGAGCGAGACCAGCTCGTCGCTGGCGAGCCCGGCTGCGAAAGCGTCCGTCATCAGCAGCGGACAGCCCAGGGGCTTGCACAGCGCTTCGACGCGACAGAGCTCGTTGACGGACCCGCCAATCACGGTGAAGTCCAGGCGCCGGTGCCCGCCGACGTTCCCGTACATGACCACTCCGAGGTGCAAGCCAACGCCGATCGCGAGCTCTGGTCGGGCGCTGTCCGCGTGCGACCAGCCGTGCACCGCGTCGAGCGCCTCCTCCGCGGCGCTGAGGGCGCGGCGACAGGGCTCGCGGTCGTCGTTCCCCGCCGGGAAGACGGCCAGCACGGCGTCCCCGATGAACTTCAGGATCTCACCGCCGTGGTGCTCGATGGGCGACGTGACGAGCTCGAAGTACGCGTCGAGCACGCTCACGACCTCCCTCGGGGGCAGGCGGTCGCTCAGCTCCGTGAAGCCACGCAGGTCGCAGAACCACATCGCCGCGCGGCGCTCGACCCCCGTGCCTCGCCGGAATTCGCCCGCCAGGACCCGCCCCGCAGCGTTCGCGCCCAGGTAGACCTCCAGCAGCGAGCGGGTCCCGAAGCTCGCCCGAGCGAGCTGGAAGTGCAGCGAGAGCAAGGGGCCGAGCGCCTGCAAGCGCTCCACCTGCTCCGGCTCGAAGCCCCCGCTCCGGTCGGTGGTGAAGGCGATCCACGGGGGGCGATCCCCGCCGGGGTCGAGCGACAGGATGAAGTAGTCGCTGGCGCCCGAGTCGGCCAGCTCTCTCAGCAGCTCGAACGGGATCTGATCGCGCGGACCGTCCAGGCGGCAGCGCAGCGAGCCCACGCGATCGCGGTGGATCACCTCGGCAGGCGTCCCGATGTAGTCGGGCGTCGAGGACACGTCGTGGTCGCGGCGCACGACCCGACACGGGCCCCTCTTGTCCCAGAAGAGCTGGTTGCCCCAGAGCTCCGGGTGCAGTGTGGGGATCCAGGCGCTGATCCTGCAGATGGAGAAGCCCGCGAGGTTCAGGCGCGTGCCGAGCTCGGATACGAACGCCTCGGGCTCGAGCCGGCCTGCCGAGGTCTGTAGCAGCCACCCGGAGACGTCCTCGCTCATCGATCGCTCGGCTCGCGGTCCTTCGCCGGCAGCGCGTCGGCGAAGCGCGGGTCGTCCTTCCATCCGGGGCGAGGCGCGGGCTCACCGGCCCGTGGGACATGGGGCGAGGCCGCCACCTTCTGCATCTGGTGCACGTAGCGCGGGCAGTTCGGGAACACGCGCACGACGTCCACGCGCACCACGAGCTGGGCGCCCGGCATGCCCTCGAGCAGCGGATCGTCGAACGAGAGGTGCGCCGTGCCGTGGATGCGCAGGCGCGCCGGGCGCGCCCAGTCGATGAACAGGAGCGCCACATCGCTCCTGACCTCGACGTTGCCCAGCGATCGGAACTGGCCGTTGCCGTCGTAGTCGGGCCACGCGAGCTCCGTCGGCGAGAGCACCCGTACGAACCCAGGGGCGCCGCCCTTGTAGGAGCAGTCCGGGAAGCCGCTGGCGTCCGCGGTAGCCAGGAAGAACATGTCGGCGGCGCTCACCAGCGCCGCGTCACCGTCGCCGAGCGCGCTCTTGTAGGTGATCTGCTCCAGACGATCGGCGATGCGCCGCGTGTCGAAACGATCCTGGAGCCCGCGACTCCCCGAGTGGTAGCTGGACATCCGACGCGCCCATCATACGCGCGCGGGTGGCCAGGGGGTGTCCCTAGTTCGGTGTGCGACCGAGCGGCTCGATTCGCGCCGCTCGGCGGTCAGCCGAGCCCCGGAATCACTTGAACAGTCTGGTCATGATCAGATCTCGATCCGCCAAGGAGGCGTGGGCTCGAAAACCGGCCGGACGCGCTTCGCGATACCCGACGGGGTGGGCCGGCGCCGGCCGTTTCGACCGAACGGAAGGGCCGCGTGGCGTTTGCTGCCGCCAGCGGAGCGCGAATCAGGGACACCCCCTCAGGGCTGCACCAGCGTCGCTACGCTCAGCGCCTCGTCCGTCGTGGCGCCCTTGTGCTTGCGCGAGTAGAGCCCGGCGGCGTTCCCCGCCACCAGGTAGACGCCATAGTTCACGACCTCGCCGTCCGCGTTCGCCCGTGCCTCGAAGTAGCGCTGCGCGACCCAGTGCCCCGAACGGGCGTGCTCCAGGCTCTTTTGCCAGATCTCCGGCGTCGCCTGCTTGCCGATGATCACCTCTTCGCCTTCGGCACCATAGTCGCTCTTCAGCACCCAGTCGTCCTTCTCGGCCGCCACGACCTTCGGCTCCAGCGTCTCCAGGCGGAACGTGGCGGGGATGAAACGGCGGATGACCTCTTGAGCGGCGGGGCCGAAGCGGTGGATGTGCTCCCACATCAGGGCCATGGTGCGTTTGTTCTGCGGCAGGACGGCACCGAACGGGTTCACGATGCAGAGCTTGCCGCCGAGCGCCGCGGCCAGGGCGACGCCCAGGGGCTCACGCAGTGGCTCCGTGTCCGGCAGGCTCTCGTCGTCCCAGGCGCTCACACGCTCGCCCCACCAGTCGGTCTTGTAGTGGCGGAGCATCACGCTGAAGGGCACGTCGAACAGGCAGGCACGGCCTTCGGCGTCCAGCGTCAGGTTGTAGGGAGAGCCGAGCACCACGTCCCAGCCGCGCTCCTCGAACCAGCGCTTGAACAGGCGAATCACGCCCAGGTCCTCCGTCAGCTCCGTCGGGTAGACGATGCCGGCGACGCGGGGATGGCCTTCGCCCAGGGTGAAGCGGGCGAGTCCCTCGACCATCTCGCAGTAGGTTGCGCCCAGCGCCGCGTTCGGGTCCAGCGTGTCCGGGTGGTCCGGGTGTGCAGCCTGGTTCAGCACGACGGCTTCGGCTTCGCCTGTCGGCGTGTCGCTGTTCAGCTCGGCGAACGCCAGGCCCTCGTCGGTCTCGAACACGTCCGCGCGAGCGATGCCGTGCCACATCGGGCGCGACGACTCCCACATGGCCTTCTGGAACGGGGTGAGCCGAAAGAACGAGTCGAGCAGCTCGGGGTCGTCCGCGCACATACGGCAGACGTCGTTGTAGACGCCGGCGACCTGCTCCGTGGCGCGGTACAAGGCGGTCTGCTCGCGCGCCGTGAGGATCAGCGGCTTCTCGGCGAGCCGCGGCTTGCCGCGGATCCAGGGGTCGGTGACGATGCCCGACTCGACCACTCTCGCGGCGAAGTCGTCGTAGCTCGGATCGCTCATGCGGCGGCTGTCGAGCCTAGCGCAGACCCGGACAAATGCTCTACCGTCGGTCTCCACGGTGATCCACGGCATCTGGGGCAGACCCTTCATCGACCTCGAGCCGCACCTGGACCTGTCCGGGCTCGACGCCATCCACGAGGAGGTGTGCCTGGGGCTCGCGCAGGTGCCGGTCGCGTACACCGGCGGCAGTCACCGCTCCATGGGCATCATGCCGCCGTCGCTCGAGACCGAAGCGTTGGTGGACTACGGCGACGTCCTCCGCGGGCTGACGGGCGAGCAGCGCGCCGTGTTCGCGTCGCTGGCCGACGACCCCATCGCCGCCCGCGACGAAGACATCTCGGACTTCGGCGAGGAGCGCCCGCGCACGCTCTCGCGCCGGCAGCAGCTCTGGCTCGAGTACCGCCACGGCGTCTACTTTCCGTGGAAGGTCTACTACGAGATGATCCCGAACCATTACTGGGACGAGAAGAGCTCCGCCGAGGGCAAGGCCTTCACCCGTGAGGCGCGCACGTTCTTTCCCGAGACCGTCGCGTTCGTGAAGCGGTTGCCCTTCCAGCAGATCGGGCGCTGCAACATCATGGGTCTCCGCGCCCACGACTACGGCACGGTTCACCTAGACGGTGACCCGAATCAGAAGCCGGAGGCCGATCACTTCGTCACCTTCTGCCCGGCGGGGAACAAGCGCCTGTTTCTCTGGGACGAAGAACGCGCAGAAAAGTTCCACATCGAGGCTCGCGCCTACTGGTTCAACGACAGCGACCACCACGGGGTGGAAGGCGCGCCGTTTTTCCGCTATTCGATCCGAGTCGACGGGGTGTTCCAGCCGGACTTCCTGCAGGCGCTCCGAGAGCGCCACCCCGAGCTTGCCCGAGGTAACGCGTGAACCCGAACGACCCGTCATTCAAAGAGGCATATCGCGTCGAGAAACCCGGCATCGTCGGCGCCAAGTGGTGGCAGGAAGGACTGGTCGAGCAGGCAGCGGTCGCCATCCCGCGGCGCTCGGCCCTCGCCGGCATGGTCGGGATCGTCACGGTCACGGGAGCCATCGCAGTGATCGGCGGAGCGCTGGCCATCTGCGGCGCCGCCGCGAGCAACGACGAGGTCGAGTACAAGACCATCGACCAGGCCTCGCTCAAGGCTCAGCGGGACTACGGCTGGAACTTCGGCGCCGTCACCGAGAAGCTGGTGTTCGACGGCGAACAGAAGACGCCCTTCGATCGCGCGGCACTGGCGCGGCTGCGCAGCGAGCTCATGCCGGTGAAGGGCGAGCTGCGCCCCTTCTACTGGCCCACGCTGTTCGAGGCGCCGACGGCGATGCCGACGATCCCCATCGAGGGGGAGTCGCCGACCGCGCCGCTCTCGACGGTGCTGAGCCCGATCTTCACCTCCGCGATGGATGTCGCCTACAAGCGGGGCCGGGCGCTGGCCGCGCTGTTCGAGAAGGCGACGCCGGACACCGCGGTGCTGGTCGATTTGCCGGGGCCGGAGGCGGTGGCCATGGCGGCGGGGATGGCCGAGCGCTTCGAGCCGGTGGCGACCTTCGACAACTGGCCGCACCCGCGCGGGGTGGTGCCGGCGCACCTGACCCTGGCGGCGGCGGCGTATTACCAGCCGCTCTTCGCCAAGGCGCAGCAGCGTCGCACGCTGAGCGCGCTGCCGCTCCTGGTGCTCGATCGCAAGCGCCTGACGCAGTACACTGACGAGACGCGGCAGTTCGACAACCGTTACGTCGCCAAGCTGCCCCCGCCGGACGGCTTCAAGAAGCTCGGGGTCAAGCGCCTGCTCTACGTCGCGCCGGGCGGCGCCGACGCGCAGGAGCTCGACGACCTGAACGAAGACTTCGTGGCCTACGAGAAGGCCGGCATCGACGTGAAGATGGTCGCTGCGACCGATTTCACCGCGGGCAATCCGAGCCTCCCCGCCGCTGAGCGGCAGAAGCTCGAACAGGCGGGGGACTGGCCGCCCTACTACTACGGCGGCGACACCGGCTCCTCGGAGGGCTTCTGGTCCGACTACGGCTGGGAGTCGGGCACCGCCTCGCCGCCGAAGAAGCTCGCCTCGAACCGCCGCTCGTCGTCGCACAAGAGCTGGTCGCCGAGCGCTCGCGCAACGGCCTTCGGTTCGAGCACGTCCGCGCCCAGCACGAACGCCGACGGCACGGGCTCGATGAGCAAGGTCGCCAGGGTCGCCGTCGGCACCGTGGGCGTCGCCGTGGCGGCGGGCACCGGGGTCGTGCTCGGCACGCGTTACGGCACCGGACGCAGCACTGGGCCCCGCACCGGCGGGCGCAGCGGCTCGTTCGGGCGATCCACGGGCTCGGGCTCGGGCTGAGTGGAGGGATAGGCAAGTGTCCAACTCCGTCTTCGCCATCGAGATCGCCGCGCGCACCTACCCGAACGACCCGTTCCGGCAGGCGCTGCATCAGCTGATCCGTTCGCAGCCGTCGTTCCAGTCGCCGATCCAGAAGCGCCAGCTCTACTTCCAAGCCGCGCAGCACATCGGCGCGAACTTCGGCTCGGTCGAGCGTGGCTGCTGGGACTACTGGCCGGACCACGACAAGGCCGTCGCCGACTTCGAGATGTGGACGCAGGGCATGGTGACCGAGGAGGGCGCGCGCCAAGGGCCTTCGTACGACGGACCGCCGCGCTACCTGACCTTCACCATGGCCTTCCTGATGGTGCACGGCTCGCCCACGGACCAGGCCATCGCCCAGCGCTGCAACATCCCTCAGGAGAACCTGTGGCGCCGCGACGTGTTCGGCTACATCGTGCAGGCGGTCGCCGCCATCGACTTCGCGGACGTGCAGTCCGACGTCGTCTACCTGATCCCGGGCGACGACTCCTTCGCGCTCACGCCGCAAGATCTGGCGCTGCCGAAGTTCCAGTATCTGCGGCAGATCGCTTGAGTCAGAACCACGGAATCGACCGGCGCCCTCGACCCACGGCGCGGGCCGTGCAACACGGCGGGGATGCGCACCGAGGGTCGACGCCGTTCCAGTAACTTCGAAGATCGCGGCGCTGGAGCTGGCGGCGGCGGTGGTGGCGTTCCGATTCAGGCCCTGGCTTCCGTCGTCAGGCTGTTCGGCTGGAAAGGCGCGCTCATCGTCGCCGTGGTGCTGGGCGTCGGCTACTTCGTGCTGCCGTCGGCGTTGAAGCAGCAGCTGCTCGGAGCGCTGGCCGGAGGCGGGCAGCAGTCGGGCAAGGGCCGGGGCGCTGGCAGCGTATGTGAGGCCTCGCCGACGAACGCCAAGGCCTGCGACTTCTCGCGCGTGGTGCTGGCTTCCACGGAGGACGTGTGGACGCCGGTGTTCAAGAGCGGCGCGCTGCCCAGCTACGGCGCCGCGCCCGGTCCCTACCAGGCGCCGGTGCTGGTGGTGTTCGCCAATTCCGTCACCACGGGCGGCTGCGGCGGCGCGACCTCCGACGTCGGCCCCTTCTACTGCCCTGCGGACAGGAAGCTGTACATCGACCCCAGCTTCTACGACGTGATGGAGAAGCGCTTGCGCGCGCCCGGCGACTTCGCGCAAGCCTACGTGATCGCGCACGAGGTCGGTCACCACGTCCAGAACTTGATCGGCTCCAGCAAGACGCAGGTCGGCGGTGAAACCAAGAACCAGCAGTCGGTACGCGTCGAGCTCCAGGCAGATTGCCTGTCGGGCGTGTGGGGACACACCGCGCGCGCGTCGCTCGAGATCACCGACGAGGACCTGTCCGAGGCCATGACCGCTGCGCACGCCATTGGCGACGACACGCTCGGCCACGCCAACGAGCGCAACTACACCCATGGCTCCGCCGCCCAGCGAAAGCGCTGGTTCCGGCGCGGCTTCGACAGCGGCGACGCCCGGCAGTGCGACACCTTCGCGGTCAAGAACTACGCGGAGCTGTGAGCTGGGTCTTCTTGCGCATCGCCCGCGCCGGCGCTCCCGAGCTGCGGGCCGAAGGGCACGCCCGAGGTGATCCGCCTGCGCAGGGCCGGCTGAGCTACTCGAGCTTCAGCTCGGCCGAGGCGGGCAGGTTGCGCGACGAGTCGCCGGCCCAGAGCTGCACGCTGGTCGGCTCGACGACCCAGCTCCCGACGCCCACGTCCCAGTACGCGAGGTCACGCACCGGAAACTCGAGCGCCACGTTCTTGGTCTCGCCCGGCTGAAGGTCGACCTTGGCGAAGGCCTTGAGCTCCCGCGGCGCCCGCTCCACGGCCGAGCTCGGGTAGCTGGCATAGAGCTGCACCACGGTCTTGCCCGCTGCCTCGCCGGTGTTGGTCACGTCGATGCTCGCGTGCACCGTGGCGCCGTCCGACAGCGTGGTCTCCGCGAGCCCCAGCTCGCCGAAGACGAAGCTCGTGTAGCTCAGACCGAACCCGAAGGGGAAGCTCGGGTCCAGTCCCTTGGCGTCGACGTAGCGATAGCCATGGAAGTAGTCGTAGGTGACGGCGTCCTGGTCGTTCACGAACGCGGGCAGCTGCGCTTCGGATGCCGGGAAGGTGAGCGGCAGCTTGCCCGACGGGCTCACGTCGCCGAACAGCACGTCCGCGATCGCGTGGCCGCCCTCCTGCCCGGGGTACCAGACCATGAGCAACGCCTCCACCTGATCGAGCCAGGGCGCCACGATGACCGGGCCGCTGCCTTCCAACACGACGATGGTCCGGGCATTCTGGGCGGCGACCGCGGCGATCAGCGCGAGCTGCTCCTGGGGCAGGT
It encodes the following:
- a CDS encoding adenylate/guanylate cyclase domain-containing protein, whose translation is MSEDVSGWLLQTSAGRLEPEAFVSELGTRLNLAGFSICRISAWIPTLHPELWGNQLFWDKRGPCRVVRRDHDVSSTPDYIGTPAEVIHRDRVGSLRCRLDGPRDQIPFELLRELADSGASDYFILSLDPGGDRPPWIAFTTDRSGGFEPEQVERLQALGPLLSLHFQLARASFGTRSLLEVYLGANAAGRVLAGEFRRGTGVERRAAMWFCDLRGFTELSDRLPPREVVSVLDAYFELVTSPIEHHGGEILKFIGDAVLAVFPAGNDDREPCRRALSAAEEALDAVHGWSHADSARPELAIGVGLHLGVVMYGNVGGHRRLDFTVIGGSVNELCRVEALCKPLGCPLLMTDAFAAGLASDELVSLGKHLLRGVSEPREVLTTRAHSPERA
- a CDS encoding pyridoxamine 5'-phosphate oxidase family protein, whose translation is MSSYHSGSRGLQDRFDTRRIADRLEQITYKSALGDGDAALVSAADMFFLATADASGFPDCSYKGGAPGFVRVLSPTELAWPDYDGNGQFRSLGNVEVRSDVALLFIDWARPARLRIHGTAHLSFDDPLLEGMPGAQLVVRVDVVRVFPNCPRYVHQMQKVAASPHVPRAGEPAPRPGWKDDPRFADALPAKDREPSDR
- a CDS encoding glutathionylspermidine synthase family protein, with protein sequence MSDPSYDDFAARVVESGIVTDPWIRGKPRLAEKPLILTAREQTALYRATEQVAGVYNDVCRMCADDPELLDSFFRLTPFQKAMWESSRPMWHGIARADVFETDEGLAFAELNSDTPTGEAEAVVLNQAAHPDHPDTLDPNAALGATYCEMVEGLARFTLGEGHPRVAGIVYPTELTEDLGVIRLFKRWFEERGWDVVLGSPYNLTLDAEGRACLFDVPFSVMLRHYKTDWWGERVSAWDDESLPDTEPLREPLGVALAAALGGKLCIVNPFGAVLPQNKRTMALMWEHIHRFGPAAQEVIRRFIPATFRLETLEPKVVAAEKDDWVLKSDYGAEGEEVIIGKQATPEIWQKSLEHARSGHWVAQRYFEARANADGEVVNYGVYLVAGNAAGLYSRKHKGATTDEALSVATLVQP
- a CDS encoding neutral zinc metallopeptidase, with translation MRTEGRRRSSNFEDRGAGAGGGGGGVPIQALASVVRLFGWKGALIVAVVLGVGYFVLPSALKQQLLGALAGGGQQSGKGRGAGSVCEASPTNAKACDFSRVVLASTEDVWTPVFKSGALPSYGAAPGPYQAPVLVVFANSVTTGGCGGATSDVGPFYCPADRKLYIDPSFYDVMEKRLRAPGDFAQAYVIAHEVGHHVQNLIGSSKTQVGGETKNQQSVRVELQADCLSGVWGHTARASLEITDEDLSEAMTAAHAIGDDTLGHANERNYTHGSAAQRKRWFRRGFDSGDARQCDTFAVKNYAEL